Below is a genomic region from Dioscorea cayenensis subsp. rotundata cultivar TDr96_F1 chromosome 14, TDr96_F1_v2_PseudoChromosome.rev07_lg8_w22 25.fasta, whole genome shotgun sequence.
tccggacctggccccccagatgtaggcaagattgtaccgaactgggttaccaatttgcttgtctcctttatcttgctttgattgtatgtgagtgtttaatctttgggtgagtttttgagtgaacttagcacatcacacccccaccggaaaCCATCAACACTAATTAAAGTAGCTTGCATGTATGCAAAACTCCATCTTGAAATAGACCTATATACTAAtcacaatttttataaaattaatgacCTTTCTATAAACTTTtgcatataaaaattcaaataaataattaaattgaagtaaaaaactttaaacattaTGTAAGATAGTTTTGTAAGCACCATTCGATTAATCCATTACTGtttaaattgattaatatatatttatattttttaagaagatttgttttaattagtttttagttGGCCTGTTTTTTAACATATTGGATGAATCATATGCTCTCAACTTATGTTCATTgtttatcaaatttaaattgCGGCCACTCATggactaattaattaaactaaacCTGAATTCACCAAATAGACACCTAAATGTgcgcgtgtgtgtgtgtgcgtttttggtttgttttataaaataattgactGGAAACAAAGTCATTGAATTGGTGCAactcaattaaacaaaataattaaatatgggtTCAATGCATTTGTTTGGGAGAAATTATAAATGGATTAATTCAAAGtcaattttattgttaaggAGGTTTGGTTAGATAACTAAATCAAAGGTTTTTCAACTAAATCAAAAGTTTTACCCAAATGAACATATTATACTAACtaaattcattataaaaattagatttatttttgttatatttccaATTAGAGTTATTAGATTAGTTTATTGTGAGTAGTAGCTTTCGATAGGGAggataaatatctatatataaataatctatGTAGATATTTTCCAAAACAATGCACTGTTGTGAGGACTTTGAATGCCTCGCAGGATACAAAACCGTGCAGTACTAGGTAGCTTAACTCATGGAGGTGTagcttaatatttttatttttatttttttttagagtttatGCAATATATGgataaagataaattcaatattttgaattaaatttttatttgttttgatgattgaaatatatatatatatatatatatatatatatatatatttatgttttaaagatAAACTTAATTTTAGGTGACAACCACTAAAATAAACACTTATGTTTAGCAGCATCCACATCGCATAAGGCGTGCTTTGCTTTATGCataaatattttatcttttatttcttcaaaaaattTGAGTAAACTCTAAAAATTGTAATCTTGCTTTGTTCTTgctaaaaatctattttttagcTCAGTTCATATCTCCGATCTATTCCATAAAACATAATCAGGCAAATTCTCGTTATATATTGgagcttttatttatttgtttatttatttatttattttgtttggttatTATAGATAGACATATAAtagatgattaaatttataattatctaaataatctttttatttttttaaaattacccttttagtcctttATATTAAATTGTAATCATTTAGTGCCTTTACTATTTTTAAGTAAACTATGTTAGTCTTTCAATTTGAAGGGTTGAGGAATGAGAGAAAAatggaggttttaaaacctccatCAACCATTCTCAACTCTTACGTTCCCCTAAAACCTCGTACCCAAGTAtaggtttttaaaaactttttcctTACCTTACCTCCAAATATCTCCATTCAAGCAAGTCCTAAGAGTTAGGCTTTAGGGTTTATGGGAGCTGACATGACTCATTCAAAAGTAGTAGAAAGACTAAAAAGATTATAATTTGAAGTAACGGACTAAAAGGGTaggtttgtaaaaataaaagaattgttCAGGTAATTATGCCATGATTAAATAACTCCAAAACTTTTAGCATACCTTGGTTTTGAAGGTCTTGACATTTTTTGTATAAacaaataagtgcaattaagttttttaagtggaaattgctaaaaacacccccaaagtttgcaatatgcatagattctccccctaaatttgaatatccataaaaaactccttccttttgaatacaatgattttttaaaccccccaagtatataacagtgattgatagagttaatttagaattttttggacgaaattgtcccttacATGGAAAGTTGTGCCAAGTGTAACATGGTTTGGCCATAATGGCCTTGGGTGCAATgcgtttctatttaaaacatgaggtttttgtttaaaatatgaggtttctatttaaaatatgaggttctgttttaaaaaatgagttttctgtttaaaaaataagtacatgcattatttttcatgctaacctaaattcttttgtttgtagttataatgtaatcatgctaatcTAAATCCTTTTTCagaaacttattaaatttttaatgtaaatatcgttatctccatataataaagaacgaccgTCTTTACGCTTGGTTGTCTTTATTCAACTAtcgatgtttttgtttaatatattgtgtttacatttaaaaaagtgtttaaatatcgttgtttctatttaaatatgtacgagtgaccaagattaattggtttttatacccaagattagtttatcacgtaaatattggtttttctgtttaaatatcaatatttctatttaaaaaatgaattttctatttaagaaatgaggtttttttttaaaaaaatgagttctctgtttaagaaatgaggtttctgtttaaaaaaataagttctcTGTtgaagaaatgagtacatgcattacttttcatgctaacctaaattcttttgtttgtagttacaagtttgtttgtagttataatgtaatcatgctaacctaaattcttttccagaaacttattaaatttttaatgtaaatatctttatctccatataataaagaatggccgtctttatgcttggttgtctttatttaactattaatgtttttttttaatatattgtgtttacatttaaaaaagtgcttaaatatcgttgtttctatttaaatatgttcgagtggccaagattaattggtttttataccaaagattaatttgtcacgtaaatattggtttttctgtttaaatatcaaagtttttgtttaaaaaatgagttctcggtttaagaaatgaggtttctatttaagaaatcagttttctgtttaagaaatgaggtttttgtttaaaaaaatgagttctctgtttaaaaaaatgagttttttgtttaagaaatgagttctctgtttaagaaatgagtacatggaTTACttttcatgctaacctaaattcttttgtttgtagttataatgtaagcatgctaacctaaattctattccacaaacttattaaatttttaatgtaaatattgttatctccatataataaagaacaatCGTCCttatgcttggttgtctttgtttaactatcaatgtttttgtttattatattatgtttacatttaaaaaagttcttaaatatcattgtttctagttaaatatgtacgagtggccaagattaattggtttttatacccaagattaatttatcacgtaaatattggttttttttgtttaaatatcaatgtttctgtttaaacaaaatgagttttctgtttaagaaatgaggtttctgtttaagaaatgagttttctatttaagaaatgaggtttctgtttaaaaacaatgagttttatgtttaagaagcgaagtttctgtttaaatgagttctctatttaagaaatggggtttttgtttaaaaaaatgagttctctgtttaacatattcttttgtttatgtttctgtttaacaaaaagaaatgcaaaaagaattaaaaatgtatgcaaaaaggtttaacatgatgtgattgggcggttgttttcccaccatttttaagggcaacgatggaatttcataacatggagcCTGTCCTAGTGACCTGCAGGGggcaaaaaggaagtaaaacaataaaggaagggttgtctgaggtattcaaaactcacaggggctgtttggaaagttttgaaatttttgaggcataaacagtaattttccctttttttaattatgaataccatatttaatataagcaaaaaattaaatataataaaaagtattaaaTTCATTTCTTGATAGACTCtactttaatattaatatttggaGTAATACTAAAAACAGTTCCTCTACTTTTCAAAATGTGCCCGTTTAGTCCTCATACTTATTTTcgttctcttttggtccctctacttttctaaAACGAGCTCAATTAGTGCAGGAGCAAACGACCGTAGTATTTTAGAAAAGTAGGGGGACCAAAATATGCCCTTTCGGTTTTTGGTCCAcctactttttaaaaatgtgcccttTTAATCTCCTACTTTCTAAAATATGATGGTCTTTTGCTCTTAGACTAATAAGGCGCGTTTTAGAAAAGTATGAGGGCCAAAAGAGCACGAAAATAAGTAAAGAGACTAAATGGGCATATTttgaaaagtagagagactgTTTTGAGTTTTACTCCTTAGTATTATGTATAGATAGTAACCAAATGATCTTTAATCAAGCATAATTATAGATACTGGAATGAAGTTGATACCAAACAATTGTATGTTTTGATTGGGGTACATACTATTGGAAATCAGTAGTATCTCtgttatgattatattttgtttgcatGTTTTTCAGATTTTGCTGAGCCTTTCTACTACAAGGTCCATCTTCATCAGCATGCAGTAGCAATAGCAGTAGCAGTGTAGTGGGTAGTGATAGAAATAGTACAGGtaattatatattgaaattttgaatGCATTTAACAATACACTCTAAAATTTCTCGATCAACTCTGTTTTCTATTTATTGCTAAAAAATATCAGCTCCATTCTTCTTGATGAAATTGTAAATAAGCTTATGCTTGAAACAATGTGGCCATCCCAGTTTCTGACTGAGAATTTTTGTAGGACTTTTGTCTCTTCTATGTTGCTGGTTTAAGTTAagctaaatatatttatattggcAACCCAAAtgattctatttttttccttgttctATAATTATGCTTCTTCATTGGccactcttattttttaatctttcgaCTGTATGCTATATTACAAATTACTATAGTTTTACCTTTAGTTGAAGGAAATGCCAACAACCATCATTGATATGAACTGCATGTTCTGAGAGATCGGCACACAACCGTGTTTTTGGGATAATATAGAATGGATTGAATTGCATGATGGGGTTTATTGTATTCTTGTGTTATTGTGTTATGAATTTCAAAGATGATTATGCATGTTAAAATTCCGCGTGTGTTTTGGCTTTGGTTTGATTCAATCAGATTTGGTCTGACCGATGAGTTTCATTTGTTGTCGATGATAATAAAGGATGAAAGAACATTGGTTGATAGACATTGTGTTCAACTACGGCTTTACGATAATAAAAAGTATACATTTTGGTGTGGCAAATGGAAGATTATATTTTCCTTTGGATGTGAGACTTGTTGCCATTGTTTCAcatatgtatatgtttatacAAAGAATTAGTTAATGTTATAGTTGGTAAGTGGTTAAATGTGAAGTTAATTAGTCGTTGTGTGGTGATTACTGttaagaatttttttgttttgaattgatgAAGTGAGAAATTTAATGTCTGCCATTTGCTAAGGTAGCATATTTTCGTCGAATTTTCCGCAAAAGTATATAACTCATAAGTAGAGGATTTTAATTCTGTTATGAAATATtggaaaaataattgaaaaaaggGAGAAACAACAACTAAGAGTAGAAAGAACCAAGggaagaaagaataaaatattttttaatttttttggataatTATAATGTTTGTTCATAGTCTATATTAAATACATGCTCTGGCTAAAATCGCTAATTAATGGGCATCaatttgagattataataataatctatataaaatatacatgcatctaaaaattttggtttaagCATATATACAAACCCTATCATATCGgcataattaacaattaattcaactaataagtaaactaaagtaaaaatagtgcaattaaaaaataactaaactcAAATTTATAATCTAATTGAATTAGCCAtatgatgaataataataattttcacaacaattaatcaagaaaatatctaacaattttttttaataatttgaacaATAAATTCTTCATgacaaattttcataacaaattacTAACTTGCAAATGATCTAAAGGTAAATATCAGTGTGGTATCATGCTTTTAGCTTATAAGAAAGAGAGAATTGCATCTGATTTGCTATAGAGGGGTTATGTGTTTTTAAGAGACTTTTTAGATACTAGTTCTATTTTTAtaagtcttttatttttatttattatacaatcattttttacattaatattcttaaaaaattgataattatatatttataggttcaataaaaaatgtatttaaaatataaaatttaaaaacaaaaaatattatgaagatCCATGTTTGACTactcatattatattataatttattattatcagtcaacatcaattttatcaaatatattacttttattattttaatttaatttattttaaatagggtgggtggaaatttaaaaaattaagagaatcaTTCTCcgtatatgaattataattgttaatatttttaatatattcttatCCTTGTAGTCGTACATGTGCACTAACATTTAACTATGTAGATGATGAAAACCATATAAGATCTAGACTCAATGTAACATCTGTTTCACTCTCATACTACAACACCAACAACAATCTCAACGCTGCTGCTTGCTTCGCTATTCCTTTGGGAAACTAGGCTTGAGTTTGCTTTCCTTGAGAGCAAGCTTTGCAAGGTTGTACATTGATGATGTTTGGTAAACCGATACCAATTGTTGCTCTGTCAATTGCTTCAACTTCTTCACATTTATATGGCCATATCTCCCATGCCAGAGATCAGAGATATCTCCATCTTGTGCTAGATACGCAGATTCAACATCATTTGCTTCTAAAGGGAAAAGTCTGTGAGATGTCATACATACCTATGCAATTCGAGCTTTGGATTCAGTATCTTTGATGTTACACACTCCCCTGGTGAATTCAACATCATACCCAGAATCCATCATCTGTCCTACGCTCAGTAAATTATGAGCAAGGTTTGGCATGAATTGTATATCATTCAGGGTGGTTATCCTCCCTTTGCTTGAACAGAGACTCACACTCCCAACACATTAAACCTTGAGAGTTTTCCCGTCTCCAACTGTGACTGATCGACTTGGAACTGTTTCAAGGCTTTGAAACAAATTCACATCTCCTGTCATGTGGTTAGAGCAACCACTATCAATAAGCCAGACTCCCCCTGTTTTCTTTGGTACTTCGCTGATGGCCATGAACGCgacctcttcttcctctttttctttctccttttcttctttcacAACATTGGCTTCTTTGTTTCTATACCAACACTGGTCTTTAATATGCCCGAATTTCTTGCACACAAAGCATTGCATGCCTTTGTATATCTTGCTACCTTCTCCTAAGCGACTTGTCTCTGTGCGGCCAGCATTAAAGCTTCTGCCGCACCTTTTTCCTCTTCCTCTGTTGGGCTGATAACCATGTCCTCTTCCTCTATCCTGAGTGTTTTCTCTTCCAATGTGCAGGGCCTTTTCTCCTTCCTGATGATGTTCTCCTTCAATGTTCAATATAGATTCGTGGTTCTTTAGTAAACCACTGAGTTCTTCTACAGTGAGAGTGTTGAGGTCCTTCGTGGATATGATTGAATGTACCACCTGAGAGAACCTTGATGTGAGGCCTTTCAGTAGTTTAGAAACAATTACCTTCTGTGGGAGATCTTCTTTCATGGCTCTGATTTTGTATACAATGTCCAGAACCCTGTTGACAAAGTCTTGGATGGATTCTCCATGCTTCATCCTAGCAGCATCAAATTCTCGCTGAAAATGAATGAATTTGGACAGTTTGATTACTTGTGTTTCCTTGGAATTCTGTTTTGATGATATCCCAggcttcttttgttgttttggcTTTTGAGATTCTCATAAGAATTCTGGCGTCTAGAGCTTGTTGAATGAGGTATAGAGCTTTTGCATCTTTTTTTATGCTCTCTTTCAATCTAACTCCATCACCTTCTTCACTGAATCCCTTCTCCACAAGTGTCCACAAGTCTTTAGATCTAAACATCGTCTTCATCATCAGGCTCCAAAGGTTATAGTTCTCTCCTTTGAAGAATGGGATGTTCTTTTCCCTTGCAGACGATGAACTGAAAATGAAACTATTCTCTGATACCATTGTTAATATCTGGTGAAAGAGTTGTGTATGATTTCACTTAAACTCACTATAATTTAATCACTCTAAATGagaacaaatgagaagaagaatatATAAGTATTTTGCTCTGGAATTTCTTATACACTCAACTTCAATAGATCATTCAGACATTTAAACAAACATATGATATGCATGCCAGTGAGGCAGCAAAGTTCATACAACCAGAACATCTAAACACATAATACAAACATACAGTAGAAGCATAACTTAAAGTAGTACAAAACACGGGCCTTCTACTATCAATCCCTCTTGGTGAAGATCACGGGCCTTCTACTGCACATTGACCAAGCTTGTAACTTGAACAATGACCTTAGTAGCATACTGTAGCATCCTCTGTAGCTCTAGGTCTGATCAATCAGCCTCAACAGTTAGGACTTCTAAGGATAAGCTAACCTAGAACATTACCATTCTTATTTGGGGTATAAGTCATGGAGGTGCAGGCTATGTTGATTGTGCAATTTTTGGATAAAGATAAACtcaatgtttattttgcattagatttttttaattttaattttttatggttggtatttgttttacttatttgattcattttaatttttttaatgtgtagtTTGTATTTGTTGTATTTCATGTGCCCTTTGGTTAATTATcggaaaatttagaaaaaataggtatttttaaaattatgtgcTTAGTTTTGAATATTCtatgaataaatattttatgacttctttttgacataaaatttattggtttgtttgatgtgttaaattattaaattagcaTGTAATTTGTTCCTccatttttctaaatttacccTTTGAGTTCCTTTACTTTGAACTATAATATTTCAGTCCCCATTAAGGTAAGTTTGAAAAGTAGAGAGACAATTTAAAGAATTATACCGTATATTTTAACATAAACTCATAATAATTTAATCCCATATTTTATCGTTGCCAAACTTTGTAAAATCTTCTTTAGATTTTATAAATGTGTGTGGttgataagaaaaaattaataagccTATATATGCAAGTATTTTGGAGTAATTCTGTGACTATTATCCATACATATATAGCTCTTTGTCTAAGAAATATCACTTATTAGAtgcatatatattaacaaatgtAACCCTCTATCGTCGAAAAAGTTTTCTTCTAAACAATGTGTTTGTAAAACatcagaaaatttaaatatttttttagttgctTTGGGTACTTATGATAAAGGGAACATAATTACataactatttttatattattgtttgttgcatatgaaatattacaaaataatgGTTTTAATATGCACCTATAAAACTCAGTTAACGCTTATATTATCAATGGCCAATTTACAAGtaaattcacacacacacacacacacacacatatatatcaatcttaaaatatattaaatatgtacaaatttaatatatgattttcttttcatatatactcTTAGTAAATATgtaattgcatatatacccttttaAGATTGTAAGGAGCATACATTTCCAAGTTTACTTATATATAGAAAagggaaaatgaattataactccttgaaagtttcaaaatatCCCGGATAGATCTTCTGACATTTGATTTACCAgacagtccctccttttttttgtcagtttacttttcaattaatgtaGCTCACTCCGTTACTTTATTCTATCTTATAGCATGTATTTCccacttaaaatatatagttttcgTTTAACATTGCGTATTTTTATTcaaccacataagttttcacttaacatatagtaCATTTGCGTTTAAAAGTTGAtctttccgcttaaaattatgggtttccgcTTAAAAACTGAAGCCAACCCTATTAACATCAATTATCTTTATGTCAACATCAGCCACCTTTATGGCAGAAAGGTCTGAAAAGTAATCTgccaaaaaaaaggaagaaccctttgggaatactcaaagtcattGGGGTTTTTTGTGAATACCTTAACTTTAGAGGGACTATTTGTTCATTAccagataaaaaaatttaaattttgtagagaaatacacacacacacacatatatatatatatatatattaaagtagaagacAAAAGTACGATGTGTCAAGCTCTcataaaaacctaaataaaatattacaataatattaaacattcaATAACTATAGTTATTTTAGGTTAAAATACCacaatggtccctctattttgcgttttccgcccttttagtcccaaaaatataaaattcgtttttttttgtcctcatttttttttacatttatgtctttttggtccctttaATTGATGGATCTGCCCTTTGGGTCCTTGCAG
It encodes:
- the LOC120276050 gene encoding uncharacterized protein LOC120276050: MVSENSFIFSSSSAREKNIPFFKGENYNLWSLMMKTMFRSKDLWTLVEKGFSEEGDGREFDAARMKHGESIQDFVNRVLDIVYKIRAMKEDLPQKVIVSKLLKGLTSRFSQVVHSIISTKDLNTLTVEELSGLLKNHESILNIEGEHHQEGEKALHIGRENTQDRGRGHGYQPNRGRGKRCGRSFNAGRTETSRLGEGSKIYKGMQCFVCKKFGHIKDQCWYRNKEANVVKEEKEKEKEEEEVAFMAISEVPKKTGGVWLIDSGCSNHMTGDVNLFQSLETVPSRSVTVGDGKTLKVCMTSHRLFPLEANDVESAYLAQDGDISDLWHGRYGHINVKKLKQLTEQQLVSVYQTSSMYNLAKLALKESKLKPSFPKE